A region from the Streptosporangium sp. NBC_01756 genome encodes:
- a CDS encoding helix-turn-helix domain-containing protein — translation MARARAKGVPAGYLEAMAYSDPAAESVGTRVRRARKRVGITQIELARRVSRAQSWVSGIENDSIPLDSIALINTVARALRMHPNELTARPYRGDIPSEDRGHSAIPEIRRHLERYDLDPEWDGEVRALPDLRAATERARWLRREARYADLADELPALLSELQAATHLYAEPDRSAAFKLLGLTYLAADSVVYNLGYADLSLITTNRVRWAGERAGDPYHDAVFTYLRIRSLWASTSWDDALAVLDTACASIEDEYTAGQAEALAVWGGLQLRAAITAARKNDPDEAWSRHQLATEAVTRLGPRQRTNYYDLSTNQANVDIHGVAVAVELGDGPQAVQRGETVRLPKDMQAGRAGHHHLDHARGLLWCGKREAALAELERAEKIAPMLVRNHPMAQQAVRTLLDLERYSYRERIRRLGVRMHIL, via the coding sequence TTGGCCAGGGCACGGGCCAAGGGCGTCCCGGCGGGTTACCTTGAGGCCATGGCCTACTCAGACCCGGCGGCGGAGAGTGTGGGAACCCGTGTACGGCGCGCTCGTAAGCGCGTCGGCATCACCCAGATCGAACTGGCTCGGCGCGTCAGCCGCGCGCAGTCCTGGGTGTCCGGGATCGAGAACGACAGCATCCCCCTGGATTCCATCGCGCTGATCAACACCGTTGCCCGTGCCCTGCGCATGCACCCCAACGAGCTGACCGCGCGTCCCTATCGCGGCGACATCCCGAGTGAAGACCGGGGCCACTCGGCGATCCCTGAGATCCGCCGCCATCTGGAGCGCTACGACCTCGATCCTGAATGGGACGGCGAGGTGCGGGCGCTGCCCGATCTGCGCGCTGCGACCGAGCGCGCACGCTGGTTGCGGCGAGAGGCGCGCTACGCGGATCTGGCGGATGAGCTACCGGCTCTGCTCTCCGAACTTCAGGCGGCTACTCATCTGTACGCGGAACCCGACCGAAGTGCCGCTTTCAAGCTGCTCGGGCTGACCTATCTGGCGGCTGACTCGGTGGTCTACAACCTGGGCTACGCCGATCTCTCCTTGATCACCACCAACCGTGTCCGCTGGGCGGGAGAACGCGCGGGAGACCCCTACCACGACGCCGTGTTCACCTACCTGCGGATACGCAGCCTGTGGGCCAGCACATCGTGGGACGATGCGCTGGCCGTCCTCGACACGGCCTGTGCGAGTATCGAGGACGAATACACCGCAGGTCAGGCCGAAGCACTGGCCGTCTGGGGTGGACTCCAACTGCGGGCCGCGATCACCGCCGCTCGCAAGAATGACCCCGATGAGGCGTGGTCACGCCATCAGCTCGCAACCGAGGCGGTCACCCGACTCGGCCCACGCCAGCGCACCAACTACTACGACCTGTCCACCAACCAGGCCAATGTCGATATCCACGGCGTCGCCGTCGCGGTCGAGCTGGGGGACGGGCCGCAGGCCGTACAGCGCGGGGAGACGGTCCGACTCCCGAAGGACATGCAGGCCGGCCGCGCGGGACACCATCACCTGGACCACGCCCGAGGATTGCTGTGGTGCGGCAAGCGAGAGGCGGCGTTGGCCGAGCTGGAGCGCGCGGAAAAAATCGCCCCGATGCTCGTCCGTAACCACCCGATGGCGCAGCAGGCCGTGCGGACCTTGCTGGACCTGGAGCGCTACAGCTACCGGGAACGCATCCGCCGCCTCGGCGTCCGCATGCACATCCTCTGA
- a CDS encoding FkbM family methyltransferase — MGQNDGRPRLVAYGQNAEDVVLMRAFADRRDGFFVDVGAGEPVRGSLTKNLVDRLGWRGVNIEPLPERFDQLQRERPRDVNLRVAVDASPGTATFHRVLPEGQPPDMLGLSTLDMAIAGEHERRGADVEVFEVTVMTLESILTVHAAPGFDLLKVDVEGREAAVLASADLAFWRPRAVVAEATRPGSPEPNHQEWEPGLLAAGYTLALFDGLNRFYARDDEPELLARLSVPANMWDRWIPWACARRTGQEP; from the coding sequence ATGGGCCAGAACGATGGACGTCCCCGGCTGGTGGCGTACGGGCAGAACGCCGAGGACGTGGTGCTGATGCGGGCGTTCGCCGATCGGCGCGACGGATTCTTCGTGGATGTCGGAGCAGGAGAACCGGTCCGAGGGTCGCTGACGAAGAACCTGGTCGACCGGCTGGGGTGGCGCGGGGTGAACATAGAACCGCTCCCCGAACGGTTCGATCAGCTCCAGCGCGAACGGCCGAGGGACGTGAACCTTCGGGTCGCCGTCGACGCCAGTCCTGGGACGGCGACCTTCCACCGCGTCCTTCCCGAGGGGCAGCCTCCGGACATGCTCGGCCTGAGCACCCTTGATATGGCGATCGCCGGGGAACACGAACGACGTGGCGCCGATGTGGAGGTGTTCGAGGTCACCGTGATGACCCTGGAGTCGATCCTGACCGTGCACGCCGCCCCGGGATTCGACCTGTTGAAAGTGGACGTGGAAGGCAGGGAGGCGGCGGTGCTGGCATCGGCGGACCTCGCCTTCTGGCGGCCCCGGGCCGTGGTGGCCGAGGCGACCCGGCCGGGGTCTCCGGAGCCGAACCACCAGGAGTGGGAACCGGGACTGCTGGCGGCCGGATACACGCTCGCGCTGTTCGACGGGCTGAACCGCTTCTACGCGCGGGACGATGAGCCTGAGCTGCTCGCCCGGCTGTCGGTGCCGGCGAACATGTGGGACCGGTGGATCCCGTGGGCATGCGCGCGGCGCACGGGACAGGAACCCTGA